One window of the Pseudarthrobacter sp. ATCC 49987 genome contains the following:
- a CDS encoding alpha,alpha-trehalose-phosphate synthase (UDP-forming) → MVVSNRLPVDRCAPDEPGCEDGWRRSPGGLVTALAPMMTKTDGAWVGWHGAPDEHVQPFSHGGIDLVPVQLSTHDIEFFYEGFSNATLWPLYHDVIAPPEFHRTWWDSYRKVNRRFADAVIHHANPGATVWVQDYQLQLVPKMLREARPDLKIGFFNHIPFPPPEIFAQLPWRRAIIDGLLGADLVGFQRSSDAGNFMRSARRFLGASVKQQQVHVRGSDGETTHIARAQAFPISIDVQQISELARNPEIIERARQIREDLGNPKTILLGVDRLDYTKGIRHRLKAYEELLADGKVTVEDAALIQVASPSRERVEQYRLLREEVEGTVGHINGTYDTLQNTAVRYLHHNYPIDEMVALYLAADVMLVTALRDGMNLVAKEYVTARTNNDGALVLSEFAGAADQLKQALLMNPHDIDGLKDTIMRAVNMQPSEAARRMRSMRKQILDHDVDRWSSEFLSALEEKVIRDDS, encoded by the coding sequence ATGGTGGTCTCCAACCGCCTGCCGGTCGACCGTTGCGCGCCGGACGAGCCGGGGTGCGAGGACGGCTGGCGCCGCTCCCCCGGCGGCCTCGTCACGGCACTGGCCCCCATGATGACCAAGACCGACGGCGCGTGGGTCGGCTGGCATGGCGCGCCGGATGAGCATGTCCAGCCTTTTAGCCACGGCGGCATCGACCTCGTTCCGGTCCAGCTGAGCACGCATGACATCGAATTCTTCTACGAGGGCTTCTCCAACGCCACGCTCTGGCCGCTCTACCACGACGTGATTGCCCCGCCGGAGTTCCACCGGACCTGGTGGGACTCCTACCGCAAGGTCAACCGCCGGTTCGCCGACGCCGTCATCCACCACGCCAACCCCGGCGCCACTGTCTGGGTCCAGGACTACCAGCTCCAGCTCGTCCCCAAGATGCTGCGCGAGGCCCGTCCTGACCTGAAGATCGGATTCTTCAACCACATCCCCTTCCCGCCGCCGGAGATCTTCGCGCAGCTGCCGTGGCGCCGCGCCATCATCGACGGGCTGCTCGGCGCTGACCTGGTCGGATTCCAGCGCAGCAGCGACGCCGGCAACTTCATGCGCTCCGCCCGGCGCTTCCTCGGCGCCAGCGTCAAGCAGCAGCAGGTCCACGTCAGGGGCAGCGACGGTGAAACCACGCACATCGCCCGCGCCCAGGCGTTCCCCATCTCGATTGACGTCCAGCAGATCAGCGAACTTGCCCGGAATCCCGAGATCATCGAGCGCGCCCGTCAGATCCGCGAGGACCTCGGCAACCCGAAGACGATCCTGCTCGGCGTCGACCGCCTGGATTACACCAAGGGGATCAGGCACCGGCTCAAGGCCTATGAGGAACTCCTGGCGGACGGCAAAGTGACGGTGGAGGACGCGGCCCTGATCCAGGTCGCCAGCCCCAGCCGGGAACGGGTGGAGCAGTACCGCCTGCTGCGCGAAGAGGTCGAGGGCACGGTGGGCCACATCAACGGCACCTATGACACGCTGCAAAACACCGCGGTCCGCTACCTGCACCACAACTACCCGATTGACGAGATGGTGGCGTTGTACCTGGCAGCGGACGTCATGCTCGTCACCGCCTTGCGGGACGGGATGAACCTCGTGGCCAAGGAGTATGTCACGGCCCGGACCAACAACGACGGCGCCCTGGTGCTCAGCGAGTTCGCCGGCGCCGCGGATCAGCTCAAGCAGGCGCTGCTGATGAACCCGCACGACATCGACGGCCTCAAGGACACCATTATGAGGGCCGTCAATATGCAACCTTCGGAGGCCGCGCGCCGGATGCGCTCGATGCGCAAGCAGATCCTGGACCACGACGTCGATCGCTGGTCCTCCGAATTCCTGAGCGCGCTCGAAGAAAAGGTAATCCGCGATGACTCCTGA
- the otsB gene encoding trehalose-phosphatase, giving the protein MTPDLSPGQTPLSLSPDLLEALRRIAATEHLLVAMDFDGTMAPLVDHAGDARALPRSAAAFAALTELPRTTTALISGRALDSLRAVAFPPEKTLLIGSHGAEVWMGPGSSKLELDDARRELLAEVRHELEGIVEVAPGTLLEDKPAGVVLHTRLAADDVAADAVAAARAVLQDKPGVYLKSGNRVLESSVVHASKGEGVAFLRQATGATATVFAGDDTTDEDALASLLPGDLGVKVGLDFTQAQFRIEAPTHVAELLEALLRERTKAVGA; this is encoded by the coding sequence ATGACTCCTGATCTCTCACCCGGACAGACCCCGCTCTCACTCTCCCCGGACCTGCTCGAGGCCCTGCGCCGCATCGCAGCGACCGAGCACCTGCTGGTCGCCATGGACTTTGACGGCACCATGGCGCCGCTCGTGGACCACGCGGGGGACGCCCGCGCCCTCCCCCGCTCGGCTGCGGCCTTCGCCGCGCTCACCGAACTTCCGCGGACGACGACGGCACTCATCTCCGGGCGCGCCCTTGACAGCCTGCGGGCGGTCGCTTTTCCCCCGGAGAAGACCCTGCTGATCGGGAGCCACGGCGCCGAAGTCTGGATGGGACCCGGGTCCTCGAAGCTGGAACTCGATGACGCCCGCCGGGAATTGCTCGCCGAGGTCCGGCACGAACTGGAGGGCATCGTCGAGGTGGCACCGGGCACCCTGCTGGAGGACAAGCCCGCCGGCGTCGTCCTGCACACCCGCCTCGCCGCGGACGACGTCGCCGCGGATGCCGTGGCCGCGGCCCGCGCCGTCCTGCAGGACAAACCCGGCGTCTACCTGAAGAGCGGCAACCGGGTACTGGAAAGCTCCGTGGTGCACGCCTCCAAGGGGGAAGGCGTTGCCTTCCTGCGTCAGGCGACCGGTGCCACGGCAACGGTCTTCGCCGGCGATGACACCACCGACGAGGACGCCCTCGCAAGCCTGCTCCCCGGGGATCTCGGGGTGAAGGTGGGCTTGGACTTCACCCAGGCCCAGTTCCGGATCGAAGCCCCGACGCACGTTGCCGAGCTGCTGGAGGCACTGCTGCGGGAACGGACGAAGGCCGTCGGCGCCTGA
- a CDS encoding MIP/aquaporin family protein, whose protein sequence is MDQIVGTAFLVIFVVAIIDIRNTAVQANLGPFMIGLAVAAIGMSIGANAGYAINPARDFGPRVFAWLAGWGQTALPGTVDGSFSWYFWVPIVGPLVGGMIGVLVYDWFIGDVLHAREKLQEATPPGRAGGETPPASQTNRATGI, encoded by the coding sequence GTGGACCAGATTGTCGGCACTGCCTTCCTAGTTATTTTCGTGGTGGCCATCATCGACATACGCAATACGGCCGTCCAGGCGAACCTGGGCCCGTTCATGATCGGGCTGGCCGTGGCCGCCATCGGCATGTCCATCGGCGCAAACGCCGGCTACGCCATCAACCCTGCCCGCGATTTCGGGCCGAGGGTCTTTGCCTGGCTGGCCGGTTGGGGGCAGACAGCATTGCCGGGCACTGTGGACGGGTCCTTCAGCTGGTACTTCTGGGTTCCGATCGTCGGCCCGCTGGTCGGGGGCATGATCGGTGTGCTGGTCTACGACTGGTTTATCGGAGACGTCCTGCACGCCCGGGAGAAGTTGCAGGAGGCCACGCCTCCCGGCCGGGCCGGCGGGGAGACGCCTCCGGCGTCGCAAACCAACCGGGCGACCGGGATCTAG
- a CDS encoding ABC transporter ATP-binding protein: MATVTFDNATRLYPGTDKPAVDKLNIEIADGEFLVLVGPSGCGKSTSLRMLAGLEDVNSGRILIGDRDVTDVPPKDRDIAMVFQNYALYPHMTVADNMGFALKIAGVSKEERAERVREAAKLLDLEPYLDRKPKALSGGQRQRVAMGRAIVRNPQVFLMDEPLSNLDAKLRVQTRTQIASLTRRLGVTTVYVTHDQVEAMTMGDRVAVLKDGLLMQVDTPRNLYDKPKNVFVAGFIGSPAMNLLELPVVDGGVQFGGTIYPVPHNVLEEASGKTVTLGSRPEDLEQVAQGEGLQVEVDVVEELGADAYVYGHTTLDGTSHDIVARVDGRTPPMKGETIWVRPQSGHVHLFDTKTGLRLGD; this comes from the coding sequence GTGGCTACAGTTACTTTTGATAACGCAACACGTCTGTACCCGGGCACGGATAAGCCCGCTGTTGACAAGCTCAACATTGAAATCGCCGATGGCGAATTTCTGGTCCTCGTTGGACCCTCCGGCTGTGGAAAGTCGACCTCCCTGCGCATGCTCGCAGGTCTTGAGGACGTCAACTCCGGCCGGATCCTGATTGGCGACCGCGATGTCACCGACGTCCCCCCGAAGGACCGCGACATTGCCATGGTTTTCCAGAACTACGCGCTCTACCCGCACATGACGGTCGCGGACAACATGGGCTTCGCCCTGAAGATCGCCGGCGTCAGCAAGGAAGAGCGCGCGGAGCGTGTCCGTGAAGCTGCCAAGCTCCTGGACCTCGAGCCGTACCTGGACCGCAAGCCGAAGGCACTCTCCGGCGGCCAGCGCCAGCGTGTCGCCATGGGCCGCGCGATCGTGCGTAACCCGCAGGTCTTCCTCATGGATGAGCCGCTGTCCAACCTTGATGCCAAGCTCCGCGTGCAGACCCGCACGCAGATCGCGTCGCTGACCCGCCGTCTGGGCGTCACCACTGTCTACGTGACCCACGACCAGGTCGAGGCCATGACCATGGGCGACCGCGTCGCCGTGCTGAAGGACGGCCTGCTGATGCAGGTCGACACCCCGCGCAACCTGTACGACAAGCCGAAGAACGTGTTCGTGGCCGGCTTCATCGGCTCCCCCGCGATGAACCTGCTGGAGCTTCCCGTCGTCGACGGCGGCGTGCAGTTCGGCGGCACCATCTACCCGGTGCCGCACAACGTCCTCGAGGAGGCCAGCGGCAAGACCGTCACCCTCGGCTCCCGGCCGGAAGACCTGGAGCAGGTTGCCCAGGGCGAAGGCCTCCAGGTTGAGGTCGACGTCGTCGAGGAGCTCGGCGCCGACGCTTACGTCTACGGCCACACCACCCTGGACGGTACGAGCCACGACATCGTGGCCCGCGTCGACGGCCGCACCCCCCCGATGAAGGGTGAGACCATCTGGGTCCGCCCGCAGTCAGGTCACGTACACCTGTTCGACACCAAGACGGGCCTGCGCCTGGGCGACTAA
- a CDS encoding DUF4032 domain-containing protein — protein sequence MTEENSAQWHDEPTDYGQIGKLPRFEAASANDSKAVASSSLSITAAATEPELLDLPWHIALEDWPAEFLAALPRGISRHIVRFAHLGGSVIAIKEPSEHVARHEYHMLRKLARLDVPCVEPVAVITGRTTPEGRPLNPVLVTRHLKFSMPYRALFSQMLRKDTLTRLIDAQALLLVRLHLIGFYWGDVSLSNTLFRRDAGAFAAYLVDAETGELYPDLSTGQREYDLEIARVNIAGELMDLLDGGLIEEKVDPVATSELIMDSYRRLWTELTEKESFEIGERWRVAARIRKLNELGFDVEEYAIKTTQNGSTIQLQPKVVDAGHHQRRLLRLTGLDAQENQARRLLNDMDTFRADNNPGMDEEYSAHLWVSQIFEPIVRSIPRDLSGKLEPAEAVHEILEHRWYMSEKENRHIPLAEAVQSYIDSELRHRRDEAAIMLNPDTEMLKILEVETEESRYGADESDDEYPDSDD from the coding sequence ATGACCGAGGAAAACAGCGCCCAGTGGCACGACGAACCCACCGACTACGGTCAGATCGGCAAGCTGCCCCGGTTCGAAGCCGCCAGCGCCAATGACAGCAAGGCCGTGGCGTCGAGCTCGCTGAGCATCACCGCCGCCGCCACCGAGCCGGAGCTCCTGGACCTTCCCTGGCACATCGCCCTGGAGGACTGGCCGGCGGAGTTCCTCGCCGCGCTCCCCCGCGGCATCTCCCGCCACATTGTGCGCTTCGCCCACCTTGGCGGCTCCGTCATCGCCATCAAGGAACCCTCGGAACACGTCGCCCGCCACGAGTACCACATGCTCCGCAAACTCGCCCGGCTGGATGTCCCCTGTGTGGAACCGGTCGCCGTCATCACCGGCCGCACCACCCCCGAGGGCCGGCCGCTGAACCCCGTGCTGGTCACCCGGCACCTGAAGTTCTCCATGCCGTACCGTGCCCTCTTCTCGCAGATGCTGCGCAAGGACACCCTCACGCGCCTGATCGATGCCCAGGCCCTGCTCCTGGTGCGGCTGCACCTGATCGGGTTCTACTGGGGGGACGTCTCGCTCTCGAACACGCTGTTCCGCCGCGACGCCGGCGCGTTCGCCGCCTACCTCGTGGACGCCGAGACCGGCGAGCTGTATCCGGACCTCTCCACGGGCCAGCGCGAATACGATCTGGAGATCGCCCGGGTCAACATCGCCGGTGAACTCATGGACCTGCTCGACGGCGGCCTCATTGAGGAAAAAGTGGACCCCGTGGCCACGAGCGAACTCATCATGGACAGCTACCGGCGCCTCTGGACCGAGCTGACCGAGAAGGAATCGTTCGAGATCGGCGAACGCTGGCGCGTGGCGGCACGCATCCGCAAGCTCAACGAATTGGGGTTCGACGTCGAGGAATACGCGATCAAAACGACGCAGAACGGTTCCACCATCCAACTCCAGCCCAAGGTGGTCGACGCCGGCCACCACCAGCGCCGGCTGCTGCGCCTGACCGGCCTGGACGCCCAGGAAAACCAGGCCCGCCGGCTCCTCAACGACATGGACACCTTCCGTGCGGATAACAACCCGGGGATGGATGAGGAGTACAGCGCCCACCTCTGGGTCAGCCAGATCTTCGAACCGATTGTCCGTTCCATCCCCCGCGACCTATCCGGGAAGCTGGAGCCCGCGGAAGCCGTGCACGAGATCCTGGAGCACCGCTGGTACATGTCCGAGAAGGAGAACCGGCACATCCCGCTGGCCGAAGCCGTGCAGTCCTACATTGACTCCGAGCTCCGGCACCGCCGGGACGAGGCGGCCATCATGCTGAACCCGGACACGGAAATGCTCAAGATCCTCGAGGTCGAAACAGAGGAATCCCGCTACGGCGCCGACGAGTCCGACGACGAATACCCGGACTCCGACGACTAA
- a CDS encoding FAD-binding oxidoreductase — protein MSIIDELTSALGPAKVALDDPTLTAYAVDQAPVLDYQLPQAVVRAESIDDVQATVRACAAHGVPLVARGAGTGVSGGAHASKGCIVLSLERMNRILDLNPDDETAVVEPGVINADLNAAAAVHGLMYAPDPASFKLSTIGGNVATNAGGLRCAKYGVTRDSVLALDVVLADGSLIHTGHQTFKGVAGYDLTGLFVGSEGTLGIVVGITVRLKYLPQDVHTIAAFYPDFRSAAAGVLAVGKARVQPAIMELLDSGTLAQLDEIHGSDLASRGQSLLLIQTDGFGAAAEAAAIRPVLVAGGAVVTMEASAEAEQLVELRRNSRGVEVDDEYRVGEDVAVPRSRLVDYVEALETMAASHQVKLKVVAHAGDGNLHPTFWVDRVDKTVAADAMTRLGAALDESITVALAIGGTITGEHGIGQYKLRWLGLEQKEPVRELQRRIKELFDPAGILNPGKAI, from the coding sequence ATGAGCATCATCGATGAGCTCACTTCTGCCCTGGGCCCGGCCAAAGTCGCGCTGGATGACCCCACCCTGACTGCCTATGCCGTGGATCAGGCGCCGGTGCTGGACTACCAGCTGCCGCAGGCCGTGGTCCGGGCCGAGTCGATCGACGACGTCCAGGCCACCGTCCGCGCCTGCGCCGCCCACGGGGTCCCGCTGGTGGCCCGCGGCGCCGGGACCGGCGTTTCAGGCGGTGCGCACGCGAGCAAGGGCTGCATCGTGCTGAGCCTGGAACGGATGAACCGCATCCTGGACCTCAACCCCGATGACGAGACGGCCGTCGTCGAGCCCGGGGTCATCAACGCGGACCTCAACGCCGCCGCCGCAGTCCACGGACTCATGTATGCACCCGACCCGGCCAGCTTCAAGCTGTCCACGATCGGCGGCAACGTGGCCACGAACGCCGGTGGCCTGCGCTGCGCCAAGTACGGGGTGACCCGCGACTCGGTGCTGGCGCTCGACGTCGTGCTGGCGGACGGCTCGCTCATCCACACCGGCCACCAGACGTTCAAGGGCGTCGCCGGCTACGACCTCACCGGGCTGTTCGTCGGCTCCGAGGGGACGCTGGGCATCGTGGTCGGAATCACCGTCCGGCTCAAGTACCTCCCGCAGGACGTGCACACGATCGCCGCCTTCTACCCGGACTTCCGCAGCGCCGCGGCAGGTGTCCTCGCCGTGGGCAAGGCGCGCGTGCAGCCGGCCATCATGGAACTGCTCGACAGCGGAACCCTGGCCCAGCTCGATGAGATCCACGGCTCGGACCTCGCCTCCAGAGGGCAGTCCCTGCTGCTGATCCAGACCGACGGCTTCGGCGCAGCCGCGGAAGCGGCCGCGATCAGGCCCGTCCTTGTGGCGGGCGGCGCGGTCGTCACCATGGAAGCCAGCGCGGAAGCGGAGCAGCTGGTGGAACTGCGGCGCAACAGCCGCGGTGTGGAGGTCGACGACGAATACCGCGTGGGCGAGGACGTCGCCGTCCCGCGCTCCCGGCTGGTCGACTATGTGGAAGCCCTCGAGACCATGGCGGCCTCGCACCAGGTCAAGCTCAAGGTGGTGGCGCACGCCGGCGACGGCAACCTGCACCCCACCTTTTGGGTAGACCGGGTGGACAAGACCGTGGCAGCGGATGCCATGACGCGCCTCGGGGCCGCTTTGGACGAATCCATCACCGTGGCCCTGGCCATCGGCGGCACCATCACCGGGGAGCACGGGATCGGCCAGTACAAACTGCGCTGGCTCGGGCTGGAACAGAAGGAACCCGTGCGCGAACTGCAGCGCCGGATCAAGGAACTGTTCGACCCGGCCGGCATCCTGAATCCCGGCAAGGCCATCTAG
- a CDS encoding SRPBCC domain-containing protein encodes MDNLFSHAASERAGTPEPAAANGLDPVVYTVVVPGAVARAFVGFTEHTHLWWPLEEHGVFGAGSYVEFEENLILETSDDGRTAIWGSIDDWQPPLSFHASWHPGSSAVWSTELRVAFRAVEAGAELRLVHSGWEGSEDPAATRADYAAGWPGVLDRFVRFMGGADA; translated from the coding sequence ATGGATAACCTCTTCAGCCACGCTGCCTCTGAGCGCGCGGGGACGCCGGAGCCGGCCGCAGCTAACGGGCTCGACCCCGTCGTCTACACTGTCGTTGTTCCGGGCGCAGTCGCCCGGGCCTTTGTGGGCTTCACAGAACACACGCACCTCTGGTGGCCGCTCGAGGAGCACGGCGTCTTCGGTGCCGGGTCCTACGTGGAATTCGAAGAGAACCTCATCCTGGAGACCTCCGACGACGGCAGGACGGCCATCTGGGGCTCCATCGATGACTGGCAGCCCCCGCTGTCCTTCCATGCCAGCTGGCACCCCGGTTCCTCCGCCGTCTGGTCCACCGAACTTCGGGTCGCGTTCCGGGCCGTGGAGGCCGGCGCGGAGCTTCGCCTCGTGCACAGCGGGTGGGAGGGTTCCGAGGATCCCGCCGCAACACGCGCGGACTATGCCGCCGGCTGGCCGGGAGTGCTGGACCGGTTCGTGCGTTTCATGGGTGGGGCCGACGCCTGA
- a CDS encoding 1,4-alpha-glucan branching enzyme produces MTRPTLTPALSGLLGDWLPRQRWFPVKSAAFSFETAGGLRLAGAPGGEAGTARLEVLLLAVSYPTPDGSRTDVVQVPLSIRSSPLAGADGALIGQISGPGPAAGPAGAPGGLWIYDGVHDPAFISAWLELMRHGGTTPTGNATGRLVESGHRLPRATGVVKVLSGEQSNSSVIVDDGQSAAILKFFRVLSEGQNPEVEIGAALTAGHTVEVPATLGWVTGEWEPPSGHGTGPALGELAVAHEFLAGGLDAWRLAVDAASGGRDFTAEAHALGAATATVHRRLAEALGVAAESVPGRDIAPGVAERVRQSWAQAGAAVGPYGEALDRLLERLEGSSAGTLQRIHGDLHLGQILQVPGGAGMAPRWAILDFEGEPLRPISERNFPDVPLRDVVGMLRSFDYAAGAAEREHPDADVPETWVDDCAEAFLAGYAEVIPGSIDRDAPLFVALWLDKALYEVIYELRNRPDWLSIPVHASRRLLGSTGSGVPAEAAAEGIKMTGSARIDRPGSPLPVDADTLARVAAGEHHAPHSVLGAHLDDHGHVTIRTVKHLAEAVSVVTAAGTFPMTHESGGVWVAVLEPLESGHVPDYRLEVTYEGHAPEPADDPYRYLPTIGELDLHLIGEGRHERLWDVLGAHVQHYKSGLGDVDGVSFAVWAPNAQAVRVKGDFNGWDGRQHSMRSLGSSGVWEVFIPGVVAGACYKFEIRTKHGYWVEKADPLAFGTEVPPLTASRVVEPAYAFKDAEWIETRAGRDPHNSPMSVYEVHLGSWRVGLSYRELAKELVDYVKWLGFTHVEFMPVAEHPFGGSWGYQVTSYFAPTSRFGHPDEFRYLVDELHQAGIGVLLDWVPAHFPKDEWALAKFDGEALYEHADPNLGEHPDWGTLIFDFGRSEVRNFLVANALYWLDEFHIDGLRVDAVASMLYLDYSREEGQWQPNRFGGRENLEAISFLQEVNATVYKTHPGAVMIAEESTAFPGVTAPTSQGGLGFGIKWNMGWMHDSLKYMAEDPFNRRWHHGTITFSMVYAYTENFLLPISHDEVVHGKGSMLRKMPGDRWQQLANLRAFLGYQWAHPGKQLIFMGTEFGQEAEWSEQHGLDWWLAEIPAHRGIQLLTKDLNELYSSTAALYEQDNDPAGFQWINGGDSNRNVLTFIRRDAAGNPLVCAFNFSGAPHTDFRLGVPSPGQWREVLNTDADTYGGSGVLNGGTLTAADVDIDGQPATLTVTLPPLGAAFFKPVN; encoded by the coding sequence ATGACCCGACCCACCCTTACCCCGGCCCTGAGCGGACTGCTCGGCGACTGGCTGCCGCGCCAGCGCTGGTTCCCCGTCAAGAGCGCGGCGTTCAGCTTCGAGACCGCCGGGGGACTGCGCCTCGCCGGCGCTCCTGGCGGCGAGGCCGGCACGGCCCGACTCGAGGTGCTGCTGCTGGCCGTGAGCTACCCGACGCCGGATGGCTCCCGCACCGACGTCGTCCAGGTCCCGCTCAGCATCCGCAGCTCCCCCCTGGCCGGGGCAGATGGAGCGCTGATCGGGCAGATTTCCGGACCCGGGCCCGCCGCCGGGCCCGCCGGCGCCCCCGGCGGTCTCTGGATCTACGACGGCGTCCACGACCCGGCGTTCATCTCGGCGTGGCTGGAACTGATGCGCCACGGCGGCACCACCCCCACCGGGAACGCCACCGGCCGCCTCGTTGAGTCCGGCCACCGCCTGCCCCGGGCCACCGGCGTCGTGAAAGTCCTCTCCGGGGAGCAGTCCAACAGTTCCGTGATCGTGGACGACGGCCAATCCGCCGCCATCCTGAAGTTCTTCCGGGTGCTCTCCGAAGGCCAGAACCCGGAAGTGGAAATCGGTGCCGCCCTGACCGCAGGACACACCGTCGAAGTGCCGGCCACCCTTGGCTGGGTCACCGGCGAGTGGGAACCGCCATCCGGGCACGGCACCGGCCCCGCGCTCGGCGAACTGGCCGTGGCGCACGAGTTCCTCGCCGGCGGCCTGGACGCCTGGCGGCTGGCGGTCGACGCGGCGAGCGGCGGCCGGGATTTCACCGCCGAGGCACACGCGCTCGGCGCCGCCACCGCCACCGTGCACCGCCGGCTGGCCGAGGCACTCGGCGTCGCCGCCGAATCCGTTCCCGGACGCGACATCGCGCCCGGCGTAGCCGAGCGCGTGCGGCAGTCCTGGGCGCAGGCCGGCGCCGCCGTCGGACCCTACGGTGAAGCGCTGGACAGGCTCCTGGAACGCCTCGAAGGCAGCAGCGCCGGGACCCTGCAACGGATCCACGGCGATCTCCACCTGGGCCAGATCCTCCAGGTTCCCGGCGGAGCCGGCATGGCGCCGCGCTGGGCCATCCTCGACTTCGAGGGGGAGCCGCTCCGGCCGATCTCCGAACGCAATTTCCCGGACGTCCCGCTGCGCGACGTCGTCGGAATGCTCAGGTCCTTTGACTACGCCGCCGGCGCAGCCGAGCGCGAGCACCCCGACGCGGACGTCCCGGAAACCTGGGTGGACGACTGCGCCGAGGCCTTCCTGGCCGGCTACGCGGAAGTCATCCCCGGCAGCATTGACCGCGATGCGCCCCTCTTTGTGGCGCTGTGGCTCGACAAAGCCCTGTATGAAGTCATTTACGAACTACGGAACAGGCCGGACTGGCTCTCCATTCCGGTCCACGCATCACGTCGTCTCCTCGGCAGTACAGGCTCCGGCGTCCCCGCCGAAGCCGCAGCGGAAGGTATCAAAATGACAGGTTCAGCACGTATCGATCGTCCCGGAAGCCCACTGCCGGTGGACGCGGACACTCTTGCGAGGGTCGCCGCCGGCGAACACCACGCGCCGCACTCGGTCCTGGGCGCCCACCTCGATGACCACGGCCACGTCACCATCCGCACGGTCAAGCACCTCGCCGAAGCCGTCTCCGTGGTGACCGCTGCCGGGACCTTCCCGATGACGCACGAGTCCGGCGGGGTATGGGTTGCCGTGCTGGAGCCGCTGGAGTCGGGCCATGTGCCCGACTACCGGCTGGAAGTGACCTACGAGGGCCACGCACCGGAGCCGGCCGACGACCCCTACCGCTACCTGCCCACCATCGGCGAACTCGACCTGCACCTGATCGGCGAGGGCCGCCACGAGCGCCTCTGGGATGTGCTCGGCGCGCACGTCCAGCACTACAAGTCCGGCCTCGGCGACGTCGACGGCGTGTCCTTCGCCGTGTGGGCGCCCAATGCCCAGGCAGTCCGCGTCAAGGGCGACTTCAACGGCTGGGACGGCCGGCAGCACTCGATGCGGTCCCTCGGCTCCTCCGGCGTCTGGGAAGTCTTTATCCCCGGCGTTGTAGCAGGGGCGTGCTACAAGTTTGAGATCCGGACCAAGCACGGCTATTGGGTGGAGAAAGCGGATCCGCTGGCCTTTGGCACGGAGGTTCCGCCGCTGACGGCGTCGCGGGTCGTGGAGCCCGCCTACGCCTTCAAGGACGCGGAGTGGATAGAAACCCGGGCCGGACGGGATCCGCACAACTCGCCGATGAGCGTCTACGAAGTGCACCTCGGCTCCTGGCGGGTCGGGCTCAGCTACCGGGAGCTGGCCAAGGAACTGGTCGACTACGTCAAGTGGCTTGGCTTCACCCATGTGGAATTCATGCCAGTGGCAGAGCACCCCTTCGGCGGATCCTGGGGCTACCAGGTCACCTCCTACTTCGCCCCGACGTCGCGCTTCGGCCACCCCGACGAATTCCGGTACCTTGTGGATGAACTTCACCAGGCCGGCATCGGCGTGCTCCTGGACTGGGTGCCGGCGCACTTCCCGAAGGATGAGTGGGCGCTGGCAAAGTTCGACGGCGAAGCCCTGTACGAGCACGCCGACCCGAACCTGGGCGAACACCCCGACTGGGGAACGCTCATCTTCGACTTCGGCCGCAGCGAAGTCCGTAACTTCCTGGTCGCGAATGCGCTCTACTGGCTCGATGAATTCCACATCGACGGCCTGCGCGTGGACGCCGTCGCCTCGATGCTTTACCTCGACTACTCCCGCGAGGAGGGTCAGTGGCAGCCGAACCGGTTCGGCGGACGGGAGAACCTGGAGGCCATCTCGTTCTTGCAAGAGGTCAACGCCACGGTCTACAAGACCCACCCCGGTGCGGTCATGATCGCCGAGGAATCCACCGCGTTCCCGGGCGTCACGGCGCCCACGAGCCAGGGCGGCCTGGGCTTCGGCATCAAGTGGAACATGGGCTGGATGCACGACTCGCTCAAGTACATGGCCGAGGATCCGTTCAACCGGCGGTGGCACCACGGCACCATCACCTTCTCCATGGTCTACGCCTACACGGAGAACTTCCTCCTGCCGATCAGCCACGACGAGGTTGTGCACGGCAAGGGGTCGATGCTGCGCAAGATGCCGGGCGACCGCTGGCAGCAGCTGGCCAACCTGCGCGCCTTCCTCGGCTACCAGTGGGCGCACCCTGGCAAGCAGCTGATCTTCATGGGCACGGAATTCGGCCAGGAAGCGGAATGGTCCGAACAGCACGGCCTCGACTGGTGGCTGGCGGAAATTCCGGCGCACCGCGGGATCCAGCTCCTGACCAAGGACCTCAACGAGCTGTACAGCTCCACCGCGGCCCTTTACGAACAGGACAACGACCCCGCCGGCTTCCAATGGATCAACGGCGGCGACTCAAACCGCAACGTCCTGACCTTCATCCGCCGGGACGCCGCGGGCAACCCCCTGGTCTGCGCCTTCAACTTCTCAGGTGCCCCGCACACGGACTTCCGTCTCGGCGTTCCTTCGCCGGGGCAGTGGCGCGAAGTGCTGAACACCGACGCCGACACGTACGGCGGTTCCGGTGTCCTGAACGGCGGCACCCTGACGGCGGCCGACGTCGACATCGACGGCCAGCCGGCCACCCTCACCGTCACGCTGCCTCCGTTGGGCGCCGCATTCTTCAAACCAGTGAACTGA